Proteins encoded by one window of Calderihabitans maritimus:
- a CDS encoding sugar phosphate isomerase/epimerase family protein has protein sequence MNIKGIGVNADSSSIDGDLHSLISQLDYFAGLGIDYVEIPVHGLDIIMNGRLNKKTVSAVKKILWNFDLKYTVHAPDKVNLMDRDDPLTHHMGLEATIQFAGEIGAEIVVYHSSYTYLNRDVAVENIAQHGEPTEDQRYCQLMEVEINNLRHIGEYASAVGVTVAIENNFLKGSGNLYTYGIYPETLRDIIVQVNHPNVGICYDFGHGYLAAKQYGFDLIDGVETVAPYLTHIHVHDNFGRSGVDSRNIERIPFGIGDLHLPIGWGEIPYSKILPKLNNYTGVFMMEIHPRFHTYLGEIIRDIRKQLATLKS, from the coding sequence ATGAATATCAAGGGAATTGGTGTTAACGCGGACTCGTCAAGTATTGACGGCGACCTACATAGTCTAATAAGTCAGTTAGATTATTTTGCCGGACTAGGGATTGATTACGTAGAAATACCGGTCCATGGTCTAGATATAATTATGAATGGCCGCCTTAATAAGAAAACAGTTTCCGCAGTCAAAAAAATTCTTTGGAATTTCGATCTTAAATATACTGTGCACGCTCCTGACAAGGTTAACTTGATGGATCGAGATGACCCACTTACCCACCACATGGGGTTAGAGGCTACCATTCAATTTGCTGGTGAAATAGGAGCAGAAATAGTAGTGTATCACAGTAGCTATACCTATTTGAATAGAGATGTTGCGGTAGAAAATATAGCGCAGCACGGTGAGCCGACAGAAGACCAGCGATACTGCCAGTTGATGGAGGTTGAAATAAATAACTTGAGGCATATAGGTGAATATGCTTCAGCTGTTGGGGTAACCGTCGCAATCGAAAACAATTTTTTAAAGGGCAGCGGCAATCTATATACTTACGGGATTTACCCTGAAACCTTGCGTGACATCATCGTACAAGTCAATCATCCCAATGTAGGAATTTGTTATGATTTTGGCCACGGTTACCTTGCCGCCAAACAATACGGTTTTGACCTAATAGATGGAGTTGAGACAGTAGCGCCGTATCTGACCCACATCCATGTCCACGATAATTTCGGGAGAAGTGGGGTGGACTCCCGGAATATCGAGCGCATTCCTTTTGGTATTGGTGACCTTCACCTGCCGATAGGATGGGGCGAAATTCCTTACTCCAAAATACTTCCTAAGTTGAACAATTATACCGGAGTTTTTATGATGGAGATTCACCCGAGGTTTCATACGTATTTAGGTGAGATCATTAGGGATATCAGG
- a CDS encoding ABC transporter ATP-binding protein: MRVQLVDVTKKFGGFIAVDNLNMTIEDGEFVALLGPSGCGKTTTLLILAGIYRPSSGHVIFDNRIVNDVLPKDRNLGMCFQSYALYPHMTVFENIAFPLKLRKIPRGEIVKKVRRAAEVVEIQHLLDRKPAQLSGGQQQRVSLARALVKEPGLMLLDEPLSNLDARLRITMRAEIKRLQKNLGITMVFVTHDQTEAMSMADRIAIMDQGRLQDYSTPEELYNRPKNLFIANFIGNPPMNFVNVTCVQEGGSMHLRGPGINLELPDYLVERIGRRIRTQDVVLGVRPEDITLSGRAENCIQGEIYLTEPLGRDMLVDVRFGNERFKVLAPQKFRGQIGEPVNMYLKLDKIHLFDKKDGFNLLY, from the coding sequence ATGAGGGTACAACTGGTTGACGTTACCAAAAAATTCGGGGGATTTATAGCAGTTGATAACTTGAACATGACCATCGAAGACGGAGAATTTGTTGCGCTGCTTGGCCCGAGTGGTTGCGGTAAAACTACTACCTTACTTATACTGGCGGGGATCTACAGGCCGAGTTCCGGACATGTGATATTTGACAACCGGATTGTCAACGATGTTCTGCCTAAAGACCGTAATTTGGGGATGTGTTTCCAAAGTTATGCTCTTTATCCCCATATGACCGTATTTGAAAACATTGCGTTTCCTCTTAAGCTTCGCAAGATTCCAAGGGGAGAAATCGTCAAAAAAGTTCGAAGAGCGGCTGAAGTGGTAGAAATTCAGCATTTATTAGATAGAAAACCGGCTCAACTATCGGGAGGGCAGCAGCAGCGGGTATCGCTGGCAAGGGCATTGGTCAAGGAGCCGGGATTGATGTTGCTGGATGAACCTCTGTCCAATTTGGATGCCCGGTTAAGGATTACTATGCGTGCTGAGATTAAAAGGTTGCAGAAGAATTTAGGCATCACTATGGTCTTTGTTACTCACGATCAGACGGAGGCCATGAGCATGGCTGATCGAATTGCCATTATGGATCAGGGGAGATTGCAGGACTACAGTACGCCAGAAGAGCTTTATAACAGGCCAAAAAATTTATTTATTGCCAATTTTATTGGTAACCCTCCTATGAATTTCGTTAATGTGACCTGTGTCCAGGAAGGGGGCAGTATGCACCTGCGCGGTCCCGGTATTAACCTGGAACTCCCGGACTATTTGGTGGAACGTATTGGCCGAAGGATTAGAACTCAGGATGTAGTACTTGGGGTGAGGCCGGAAGATATTACTTTAAGCGGAAGAGCAGAGAACTGTATTCAGGGAGAAATATATCTGACAGAACCATTGGGCAGAGATATGTTGGTAGACGTGCGATTTGGCAATGAGAGGTTCAAAGTGTTGGCTCCCCAGAAATTCCGGGGTCAAATTGGGGAACCAGTTAATATGTATTTAAAACTTGATAAGATACATTTGTTTGACAAAAAGGATGGCTTTAACTTGCTCTATTAG
- a CDS encoding carbohydrate ABC transporter permease produces the protein MNNGKTEIYLRTTWIEKFRLLLPRLIVYVFLVLTALPLVVAYAWLLLSSFSAEQAFGLIPKNFTLENWRFLWSQVQIGTKVFQSIWPITLNTILLAGSITVLELIISLLAGFALSRINFAGKDLIMKMTILLHAFPGVALLIALYYVLNAVGLLDRLIGVVLVKVALELPMATWMIKGFFDEIPWDVEWAAYVDGCTRLQAWYKVILPQLKPGIAAVAIFAFLSGWSEFIYAYTFLFSAENYTLSVYLKNLIGDFKYLDYGLLTASALFYMLPTIVFFLLSQKSLMKVSFGGVKG, from the coding sequence ATGAACAACGGGAAAACCGAAATCTACCTGAGGACTACGTGGATTGAAAAATTCCGGTTGCTGTTACCAAGATTGATTGTCTACGTGTTTTTGGTTTTAACCGCCCTGCCACTTGTTGTGGCCTATGCTTGGCTTTTGCTGAGTTCTTTTTCCGCGGAACAAGCCTTCGGGCTTATACCCAAAAATTTTACCTTGGAAAACTGGCGTTTCCTCTGGTCCCAGGTTCAGATCGGTACCAAAGTGTTTCAGAGTATCTGGCCCATTACGCTGAACACCATTTTGCTGGCAGGGAGTATAACTGTATTGGAGCTAATAATAAGTCTATTGGCCGGTTTTGCCCTTTCCAGGATAAATTTTGCTGGGAAGGATCTAATAATGAAAATGACCATCTTGCTACATGCTTTTCCCGGTGTGGCGCTGTTAATTGCTTTGTACTACGTGTTAAATGCGGTTGGGTTGCTGGACCGATTGATAGGGGTTGTTCTTGTCAAGGTTGCCTTGGAGTTGCCTATGGCTACATGGATGATAAAGGGATTTTTTGACGAAATCCCATGGGATGTTGAATGGGCTGCGTATGTAGATGGTTGTACACGGCTTCAGGCATGGTACAAGGTCATTCTTCCCCAATTGAAACCGGGTATTGCGGCGGTGGCTATTTTTGCTTTTCTTTCCGGTTGGTCTGAGTTCATTTACGCGTATACTTTCCTGTTTAGCGCGGAGAATTATACCTTATCCGTGTACTTGAAAAACCTCATCGGTGACTTCAAGTACCTGGACTATGGCCTGCTAACCGCATCGGCGCTATTTTACATGTTGCCGACGATAGTCTTTTTCCTACTATCCCAAAAGTCTCTGATGAAAGTTTCCTTCGGAGGGGTTAAGGGGTAG
- a CDS encoding carbohydrate ABC transporter permease, producing the protein MHRFVTLLPFLGPFLVLIILFFFVPVLLTAILSFTGMDYTLRWNFIGVENYLRLFHDAVILQVALNTLKYVFFTLIFNVGFGFVLAVMTTYFVKNENISLIFRTIWLLPRMTPAVVYALLWIWFLDPTEYGMLNALMSFLAGAPPQNWLLEHPMTVVVLSNGMIGASLGMVVFSAAIKSIPDDYYRAAMVDGASDWAIIRYIIVPFLKWPIMFMTIWQTLSLLTSYEYILLITDGGPLYESEVWSLLAYHKAFANFEFGYGAAISMVLVIIGTAITLLMLRLFGYQDMINKGRINI; encoded by the coding sequence ATCCACCGGTTTGTTACTCTCTTGCCCTTTTTAGGTCCTTTTTTGGTGCTGATCATACTATTTTTCTTTGTACCCGTCCTATTGACTGCGATACTTTCGTTTACCGGGATGGATTACACGCTCCGTTGGAATTTTATTGGGGTGGAAAACTATTTAAGATTATTTCATGATGCAGTTATTTTGCAAGTGGCCTTGAACACCTTAAAATACGTTTTCTTCACTCTTATTTTCAATGTGGGGTTCGGCTTTGTTCTGGCGGTGATGACAACATATTTTGTCAAGAATGAAAATATTAGTCTAATTTTTCGTACAATCTGGTTGTTGCCAAGGATGACTCCTGCCGTTGTTTATGCCCTACTATGGATCTGGTTCTTGGATCCTACCGAGTACGGCATGCTAAACGCACTGATGTCTTTTCTGGCGGGGGCTCCACCACAAAACTGGTTACTGGAGCATCCCATGACGGTTGTGGTTCTGTCCAACGGCATGATCGGTGCCTCTCTTGGTATGGTAGTGTTTTCTGCTGCCATTAAGTCCATCCCCGATGATTACTATCGGGCAGCCATGGTGGATGGAGCTTCTGACTGGGCTATTATCAGGTACATTATCGTTCCTTTTTTAAAATGGCCTATCATGTTCATGACCATTTGGCAAACCCTTTCTTTACTTACCTCGTATGAATACATCCTTTTAATTACCGATGGCGGACCTTTGTATGAAAGTGAAGTTTGGTCCCTGTTGGCCTATCACAAAGCCTTTGCCAATTTTGAATTCGGCTATGGTGCTGCTATTTCCATGGTGCTGGTTATAATCGGTACAGCTATCACACTTTTAATGCTCAGGCTCTTTGGGTATCAGGACATGATTAACAAGGGAAGAATCAATATCTGA
- a CDS encoding sugar ABC transporter substrate-binding protein, whose amino-acid sequence MTRLKFLGVAILLVAGVFLSGCGQQQAGQSVKSEPQKTETVVIKVDSKGSPADSTRGTNIADAAKELNQLLEAKGDNRRVKVEVNHVSAGSDEEYNKKFILAWQSGGGADIRAISHADVAMMAKGGYILPLDDLLSNSEYADFVKDIYPTLWEAAKYAGKTWAVPQDTESRPVYFRKDALRKMGWSEDQINQLPEKIKRGEFTLADMTALAKEAVEKGVVKYGIFHRPSNGPYFVMQVYNFGGKIYNPVTDKLVLDKKAVLKTLQYHYDLTQNAKVTPEGMTSMEWRMLHKSFVEGDVLFWYGGTWHWGEYQKVPYHEELGELTEEYMFENIGYALVPAAEKGGRPITLSQPWVYTINSNTKYPDLAFALIAIASKPEYNAKHAIESGHLAISPSVAESPTYQSSEFLADVQYQLEYTTTQPTHPEYGKFKSGLYKAIQAVELGKQKPEEALNWLEDQLKNDLGDALEVIE is encoded by the coding sequence ATGACAAGGTTAAAATTCCTCGGAGTGGCAATCTTGTTGGTCGCTGGCGTATTTTTAAGCGGGTGCGGGCAACAGCAGGCAGGACAATCGGTTAAATCCGAACCTCAAAAGACGGAAACAGTAGTGATTAAGGTAGACTCCAAAGGCTCTCCCGCTGACAGCACCAGGGGCACAAATATTGCGGACGCAGCTAAAGAACTCAACCAACTCTTGGAGGCCAAAGGGGATAACAGGAGAGTTAAAGTTGAAGTGAACCACGTTTCTGCGGGTAGCGATGAAGAATATAATAAAAAGTTTATCTTGGCTTGGCAATCGGGTGGGGGTGCCGATATCCGGGCAATCAGCCATGCCGATGTGGCTATGATGGCCAAAGGGGGCTACATCCTCCCGTTGGATGATTTGCTAAGCAATTCTGAGTACGCCGACTTTGTTAAGGATATTTATCCCACGCTTTGGGAAGCGGCGAAATATGCCGGAAAGACGTGGGCGGTACCCCAGGATACTGAGTCTCGTCCGGTTTACTTCCGAAAAGACGCCCTAAGAAAAATGGGTTGGTCTGAGGATCAAATTAACCAGCTGCCCGAAAAAATTAAAAGGGGAGAGTTTACCCTGGCAGATATGACCGCCCTGGCGAAAGAAGCCGTGGAGAAAGGCGTCGTAAAGTATGGTATTTTCCACCGGCCGAGCAACGGGCCTTACTTTGTCATGCAAGTTTACAACTTTGGCGGGAAAATATACAACCCCGTCACCGACAAGCTGGTACTTGACAAGAAGGCGGTCTTAAAGACCCTCCAGTACCATTACGACCTGACCCAAAATGCCAAGGTCACGCCGGAAGGGATGACTTCCATGGAGTGGAGAATGCTGCATAAATCTTTTGTGGAAGGGGATGTTCTCTTCTGGTATGGAGGTACATGGCACTGGGGTGAATATCAGAAGGTTCCCTACCATGAAGAGTTAGGAGAGTTGACGGAAGAGTATATGTTCGAGAACATCGGATATGCCCTGGTTCCGGCTGCGGAGAAGGGCGGAAGACCCATCACCCTTTCTCAACCATGGGTTTATACCATTAACAGTAATACAAAATATCCGGACTTAGCCTTTGCGTTGATTGCTATTGCGTCAAAACCGGAATATAATGCCAAGCATGCCATTGAGTCGGGGCACCTGGCTATCAGCCCCTCTGTGGCCGAAAGCCCGACTTATCAGAGCAGCGAATTTCTGGCGGACGTCCAGTACCAGTTGGAGTACACTACTACCCAGCCCACCCATCCGGAATATGGTAAATTCAAGTCTGGTCTTTACAAAGCAATTCAGGCCGTGGAACTTGGTAAGCAAAAGCCGGAAGAGGCGCTCAATTGGCTAGAAGATCAGTTGAAAAATGACCTGGGGGACGCTCTGGAAGTAATTGAGTAG
- a CDS encoding substrate-binding domain-containing protein produces the protein MMTIGAMKAMWKAGLNIPEDIAVMGFDDIQFAILVYPDLSKVRTRKDEMGSLAMRHCKR, from the coding sequence ATGATGACGATTGGGGCGATGAAGGCCATGTGGAAAGCGGGGCTCAATATCCCAGAAGATATTGCGGTGATGGGTTTTGATGATATTCAATTTGCGATTCTGGTTTACCCGGACCTTTCGAAGGTTCGTACGAGGAAAGACGAGATGGGTTCGCTGGCGATGAGACACTGCAAACGATAA
- a CDS encoding Na/Pi cotransporter family protein has protein sequence MEIATILIGLFGGLGIFIYGMNITSEGLQKVAAHRMKTVLGTLTNNPVSGVLVGIIITVLLQSSSATTVLLVGFVSASLMSLGQALGVMLGSAVGTTLTVQLIAFKVTDYALLLVGIGVAMGLFSRKQKYKHIGQAILGFGFVFYGMKVMASAVYPLRSYQAFVDILVGLSDNLFLALVVSAIFTAIIQGSAASIALIMTLTVQGVLALETAISMTLGANIGTTATGLLASIKSSREAKRVAVAHLIFKLAGALVFMPFLGPFKALVAMTSADAGRQIANSHTIFNVINMLLFLPFTARLADFMTWLIPDAEQEEKVAKFLDERVLDVPDLALEQTKNEILRMAKLVREEMLGEVMELLRTGDEKLIERINEMEKTIDFLYSAVTRYLVSLAQQNLIKDQSEQEVKLLYICNDLEHLGDVIIAISRIARKMKQRGLQIPEEGWGELSAMYWQVVNNFSLAIEAFANDDKKTASDVIKARPETLRMEKSLRYSHFQRLTSDKRDFLEISAVYEDLINYMLQINHHSVSIAQAVMGIV, from the coding sequence ATGGAGATAGCAACAATATTAATAGGATTATTTGGTGGCCTTGGAATTTTCATCTATGGGATGAACATAACCTCGGAAGGATTGCAAAAAGTGGCTGCTCACCGAATGAAAACAGTGCTGGGCACCTTGACCAATAACCCGGTTTCAGGGGTATTGGTGGGGATTATTATTACCGTTTTACTGCAGAGTAGCAGTGCCACAACGGTTTTATTGGTGGGCTTCGTAAGCGCTTCCTTAATGAGTTTGGGTCAGGCCCTGGGCGTCATGCTGGGATCGGCTGTGGGAACAACCTTGACTGTCCAGTTAATCGCCTTTAAAGTCACCGACTATGCCCTTCTACTAGTTGGTATCGGGGTGGCTATGGGGCTGTTTTCTCGGAAACAAAAGTACAAGCACATCGGGCAAGCCATCCTGGGTTTTGGTTTTGTGTTTTACGGTATGAAGGTCATGGCTTCCGCTGTATACCCACTAAGGTCCTATCAGGCCTTTGTTGACATATTAGTCGGTCTTTCTGACAACCTGTTCCTGGCCTTGGTGGTTTCAGCGATATTTACAGCAATTATTCAAGGAAGTGCTGCCAGCATCGCCCTAATTATGACCCTTACCGTGCAAGGGGTCCTTGCATTGGAGACGGCTATTTCGATGACGCTGGGCGCCAATATTGGGACGACGGCCACTGGACTGTTAGCCAGTATCAAGTCATCCCGAGAGGCAAAAAGGGTTGCTGTTGCCCACTTGATTTTTAAACTAGCGGGAGCCTTAGTCTTTATGCCCTTTTTAGGACCTTTTAAGGCGCTTGTAGCAATGACTTCTGCCGATGCGGGGCGGCAGATAGCAAATAGCCATACGATATTTAACGTCATAAACATGTTGCTGTTCTTGCCGTTTACCGCCCGGTTGGCTGATTTCATGACATGGTTAATACCAGATGCAGAACAGGAGGAAAAAGTGGCCAAATTCTTAGATGAGAGGGTGCTGGATGTACCGGACCTAGCTCTTGAACAAACTAAAAATGAGATTTTAAGGATGGCTAAGCTCGTCCGGGAAGAGATGCTGGGAGAGGTAATGGAACTTCTGCGTACCGGGGACGAAAAGTTGATAGAAAGGATCAATGAAATGGAAAAAACGATTGACTTCTTATATTCGGCTGTTACCCGGTATTTGGTCAGCCTGGCCCAGCAAAACCTAATTAAAGACCAGTCCGAGCAGGAGGTTAAGCTGTTATATATTTGCAACGACCTGGAACACTTGGGAGATGTCATCATAGCTATTTCCCGAATTGCTCGAAAAATGAAACAGAGAGGGCTACAGATTCCGGAGGAAGGTTGGGGAGAACTTTCTGCCATGTACTGGCAAGTTGTAAATAACTTTAGTTTGGCTATAGAAGCGTTTGCCAACGACGACAAAAAGACCGCCAGTGACGTTATTAAAGCTCGACCAGAAACCCTACGGATGGAAAAATCGCTTAGGTATTCTCATTTCCAAAGGCTGACTAGCGATAAGAGGGACTTCCTGGAGATAAGTGCCGTTTACGAGGACCTCATCAATTACATGTTGCAGATTAATCACCACTCTGTAAGTATTGCTCAGGCAGTAATGGGAATTGTGTAG
- the phoU gene encoding phosphate signaling complex protein PhoU, whose translation MIRHINAYDRAVQSIKADIFQMGKMVSNSLKNALEALAQQDMGLAQKVILGDDKIDDMDYDIENKALELIALQQPSTRDLRVLSSALRLTKELERIGDYAVNIAETARILAGQREYFKPLIDIGRMGTLAMSMLEKGLEAYVEGDLQKAKEVMLADDRVDELFNHLFTELLNIMKTREEHVDQAMYLSLVARYLERVGDHSVNLAEMVFYMIKGDRRPFRGHRPSPAD comes from the coding sequence TTGATTAGACATATTAACGCCTACGACAGGGCGGTACAAAGTATCAAAGCCGACATCTTTCAAATGGGCAAGATGGTCAGCAACTCCTTGAAGAATGCTTTAGAAGCCTTGGCCCAGCAGGACATGGGATTGGCGCAAAAGGTCATTCTCGGAGACGATAAGATCGATGATATGGACTATGACATCGAAAACAAGGCCCTGGAATTGATAGCCCTGCAACAACCATCCACCAGAGATCTGCGGGTATTGTCCAGCGCCCTTCGCCTCACCAAAGAACTGGAACGGATTGGGGATTATGCAGTAAACATTGCCGAAACCGCCCGGATTTTAGCTGGTCAGAGAGAATATTTTAAACCTTTGATAGATATAGGCCGCATGGGAACACTTGCTATGTCCATGTTAGAAAAGGGGTTAGAGGCATATGTGGAAGGGGACCTGCAAAAAGCGAAAGAAGTGATGTTGGCTGATGACCGGGTTGATGAGTTGTTTAACCACCTGTTTACAGAACTTTTAAATATTATGAAAACCCGGGAGGAACATGTAGACCAGGCCATGTACCTTTCTTTAGTGGCCCGGTACCTGGAGCGCGTTGGGGACCACTCTGTAAACCTGGCTGAAATGGTTTTCTACATGATTAAGGGAGACCGCAGGCCTTTCCGGGGACATCGGCCCAGCCCGGCAGATTGA